One Spirochaetota bacterium genomic window, TGCTATTCTGTTTCCTGTACTCGGACGCGCCTGCGGCCACGCCGGACACGGGGCTCCATGGCACGTGGGAATACCGGGAGGGATTCCACGAATCCTGGCTTTCCGGCCGCGACGGCGCGGGATGGGAGGCGACGCCCGTGCCGCGCACATTCCTGCCCTCGGGCGGCCCTTCCGACAAGGGCGCATCGTTCACGCTGCGCGCCCGCCTTTCCCGCGAATCGGCGCGCGCGCTCGCGTCCGGGCAGGGGCTGGCGTTCGAGAGCGGGATCCTTACCGCCCACCGGGTGGAATTCTATTTCAACGGCCGCCTCTTTGGCGCGGTGGGCTCGCTGGAACCGTTCCGGCCCGCGATGGGACGCGAGTTTATCGGCCCCCTGCCCTGCCGTGACATGAACCTCAAAGAAGAAAATTTTATCCACATGGTGTTCCGGGTGCGTGGCGGTGACCGCGTGGAGCACGGGCTCTACGAAACCCCGCGCGTCACGACCGTTGCGGCGGCGCTCGCGCGCGCGCAGGAGGAACAATACCCGGGGCTCGTCCTGGCGGCGGTGATCCTCACGGTGGGACTGCTCTTCCTGCTCCTGTGGATGCGCAACCCCGCGGAGCTTTACAATCTCTATTTCGGGCTCTTCTCGGTGAGCTACGCCCTTTTCGTGACGACCAATCTCCCGTGCAAGGAGTTCATGTTCGGCGACGGCGTGCTCCTGCGCATGAGGATCGACCACGTGACCCTGAAGACGACGATCGCGGCCTTCGCGCTGTTCGTCACGCACCGCTTCCGCGGGCGGCACACCGCCTTCGCGCTCGTGCTGGCCGCGTACTGCCTCGCGCTGGCCGGCCTTGACGTCTTCAAGGGCTTCGAGTACACGATCTTCGACCGGTACAAGTTCTGGTATCCCGCGCTCTTCGCCGGCTTCCCCTACCTTCTTTACATCCTGGTTGGAAGGTCGCGCGGCGGCGACCGCGACGCGATGGTGCTCCTCGCCTGCACGGCCCTTTTCGCCGCCAGCTCCGCGTGGGACATCCTGGTGGACGCGCGCGTCGTCGGGGGGCCGCTTCTCATACACTCCGTCACCGCCCTCATCTTCCTGTCGATGGTGGTGCTGCTGGTTAACCGTTATGCGAAATTAAGAGCGGAGGCCCGGTCGCTCAACGTGGACCTCGAAAAGAGGGTGCGGGAGCGCTCGGAGGAGCTCAGGGAGGCGAACGAAAGGCTTTATTTCATGGCGCGCAAGGAGCGTTTCATGAACGCCTTCAATCTCACCGGCAGGGAGCGCGAACTGCTCGGCCTCATGATGGAAGGCCTCTCCGGCCCCGATCTTGCCGCGCGGCTCGGGATATCCCACCGCACGGTGAACAACCACGTCTACAACATCTACCGCAAGACGGGCGTTCATTCCCACATGGAGATTTTCGCGCGGTTCCACAACTTCGAGTAAACGGCGGGGGGTCCGATACACCGGTCTTTCGCCCCGCCGCGCCGCGCTCATGACGGGGCCGGAAGCTCCAGCACGGGGCCTGCCGCGTAACGGTCCGCCACGTGAAGGGAAAAGCCCGCGCCCAGTACCTCCCGGTGCGCCCGCAGGGCGAGCGCCGGGGTGTTGTTCTCCCCCGAGAGGTGCGCCAGGCACAGCCACGCGAGGCGGCCCCCGTGCGCGGCGGCGAGCTCCGCCGCCTCGAGGTTTGAGAGGTGCCCGCCCTTCCCGCGGATACGCTTTTTAAGCGCGGCCGGGTACGATCCGTCCTCGAGCATGGCCGGGTCGTAGTTGCTTTCAAGCAGGGCGGCGTCCACAGACGAGAGGGCGCGCTCGAGCGCACCGAACACGTGTCCCAGGTCGGTGAATATGCCCAGGCGGACCGCGCCGTCGTCGATCACGAACGCGGACCCGTCCGCGCCGTCGTGGGGCGTGGGAATGGTCTCCACGGTGAGCGCACCGATCCGGAACGCGTCCCCCGGGCGGAAGTGGCGCACCTCGCGGAGCGTACCCTGGTCGCGCGACGCCCGCGCCGCGCGCAGCGTCTTCTCCGAGATATAGAGGGGCATGCCGAATTTACGATGGAAGATACCGGCGCACGAGACGTGATCGGCGTGATCGTGGGAGACGATGAGCGCGTCGACGCGCGCGATGTCGCGCCCGCAAGCCGCCAGGCGCTCTTTCGCGCGCTTCCCGCTTATACCCGCGTCGATGAGCAGGCTCACGCCAGAGGACTCGATGTAGATGCAATTTCCGGCGCTCCCGGACTGGAGGGGTATTACGCGCATGGGCCGCGGGAGCTGTTTATGTCCATGATTCCTTTCCCAGGAGGGCGCGGTCGATGACCTCCCGGATCGTCTTCTTCGCCGTGTCGTCGTCCTGGGGCCCGTCCTCGGCGCTCGCCCACGTCTCGGCGGAGACGTAGCGCACACCCCGCTTTTCGAAGCGCACCGTGAAGATGCAGCGGCCCGACCAGCTCCGGTGGAAGTAAAAGACGCCTCCCTCCTCGTAGATGAACCAGCGGTCCTCCATGGCGGAGGGCTGGAAGCCGTGGCACATGCGGCTGTAGTCCGCGGGCGTGAAGGAAAGCCTGAGATCGATCGCCCGCCGGGCGCGCGCCATGGGCCGCGACGTATGGTCGGAGCGCACGGTCTTGATACCGGACGCGACCAGGTCCAGGTTGTCCCCCCGGGGGTCGTCGTACGCCACATGGTCGCCGGGCGATTCGGTCCGCGCATCCGACGGCTTCGACCGCTTCGCGCGTCCTCGCGGCTCCTTCCCAGCGCCCTTTTTCTTCACGAAGGCCGCCGCGATCTCGAGCATTTTCGCCTGGGCGTCCAGGAGCAGCGTGACCGCCGCGTCCCCGCTCTCGCGCAGCATCGATTCGTCGATATAGGCCTCGGTCCCCTCGGGCATGGAATCGGACCAGCGCTTCCACTTCCCGGCCATGGCGAGACGCACGGCGCGCTCGAAGAGCGTCACGGCCAGCTCCTCGAGCTCTTCGCCCGTCTCGCGCAGCAGCGCGCGGTACGCCGCCGAGAGCTCGGGCTTGCTCTTCTTGAATTCCTTCAGGTCGACGACGCTGCCGTTGGCGCGCTTCACCCGCATGGGTGCCTTCCGCGGGGGCTTTATGTTATCGGGCATGGGTTCCTCTTGTTCCAATTTCATAAAAAGGGGGCGGGTATTCAAGCAGAAAATAATGGGCCCTGGGGCGGGTGCCCCTGGCAGGGGCGGGGCTGCGAGACGCGCGCGGGACGCGATTGTCCCTTGCGGGGAGTGCCCCCCAGGCGGGGAATGCCTTCACGAGGGAGAAAGGCCTGCGTGGCCTCTCTCCCTCGTGGCTCCCACTCTCCCCGCTCCTCAATCGCCGGAGCGGCTGACGCCCGAACTCGCCTCGCCGGCTGGCGCCGGACTCGGCTCACAGCCGGGCGCAGACGCGACCTCGTGTCGCGCGCCCGGCACTTGGACATCCTGTCCATCGCAGTGGGCTGAAGTGGTTTGCCGCTGGCGCGGCGATCTAGGTCTTAGTTCCCGTTCCGGATGCCACGAGTACTGCTTTCAGGGGCTCTTCCACGCTTCCGGGGACGTGTTGCTAACAAGGCTTTGCTTTTGGGGAACCGTGGATGAACACTGATTTTTGAAAGAAGAGTATATGTGTGCAGCGCAATCTGCCAAGTCGTCGCCCCCTCCCCTGAGTCCGTCGAAGGGTGGCCGGACAGAAACAAGAATGAGCCGGGATGACGTGGCGCTGAATGTACGCTCTTTCCGTAACACGCGATAAATTAACCGCGAATAAACGCGTCATATGGTAATATTTATTAAAACTGTTTGAAATAGTATGATTATGGTGAATAATTCAAAGATGGGGTGATGCGTTATGGCACAAAATCAAATTGCAACCGGGGTCGTTCATGAGGTTCCTTTGGATTTAAGAAAGGCCCTTAAAGCGGCCCCCGCTGTGGTAAAACTCTGGAATGAACTTACGCCGCTTGCGCGCAATGAATGGATTTGCTGGGTTATTTCCGTAAAGAAACCTGAGACGAGAAAACAGCATATTGAGCGGTTATGCAATGAACTTCTTGCCGGAGAACGCCGACCATGTTGCTGGGCGGGTTGCCGGCATCGTTGACCTGGATGACCATTGGCAGGCGTATCCGCGGCGAAGCGCGCTTATCTATATCATGACACGGAGGAACAATGGAAGTAAGGTACAAGATTGAAAACGGGCCTGATTTAGTATTTAAAACAGGTTTGTTATCGGGAGCCGCAAACCTGTTCGTTAACGGCATTAAACAGGAAAGAACGAAAGAAAAGGGGAAGCCGTGGAAGGTTACCCTGAATGACGGCTCACAAAAATCCATTCTTATCAAAAACATCTATAGTTTTTTATATGAACCTAAAATCACTATCGATGGCAAAGAAGTTACAATCGATCGGAAACTTGCCTGGTGGGAACTCGTACTTTGTTTTGCACCGATGATCTTATTGATCGGGGGAGCGGTCGGCGCATTATTCGGTTTGGTGTCATTTTTTATCAATATCCACGTATGCAGGAATAACTATTCAACAATAAAGAAGATCGGGTTAACCGTATTATCAACGGCTGCCGCATTGTTTTCATATTTCATGATTGCGGTAATCATCAACAGCCTAAGGGCATGATTCGTCCTTCGCACGCGCGGGCACACGGAAAAATTCTGGGCGCGCTACGGAGCACGCGTACGGCATGCAGGTGCCGGTCGCTCGCGTCGACGGAACGCGCCCCGTCCTGAAAGTCCCAGAGCACCACCGGCAGCAGTCCCATCGAATGCAGGAGCTCGAGCGGGGGAT contains:
- a CDS encoding MBL fold metallo-hydrolase; translated protein: MRGPNRPATMWRTTTPGGTTWTWSRPVSRPCAPTIRRGPWRAPGGRSISGFPSRPRTTAACATASSPPPWRTAGSSTRREASFTSTGAGRAAASSRCASKSGVCATSPPRRGRAPRTGPRTTTRRRRRSGRSSTAPSWERNHGHKQLPRPMRVIPLQSGSAGNCIYIESSGVSLLIDAGISGKRAKERLAACGRDIARVDALIVSHDHADHVSCAGIFHRKFGMPLYISEKTLRAARASRDQGTLREVRHFRPGDAFRIGALTVETIPTPHDGADGSAFVIDDGAVRLGIFTDLGHVFGALERALSSVDAALLESNYDPAMLEDGSYPAALKKRIRGKGGHLSNLEAAELAAAHGGRLAWLCLAHLSGENNTPALALRAHREVLGAGFSLHVADRYAAGPVLELPAPS